In the Azospirillaceae bacterium genome, GACCGGGACCACGTCCTCGATTTCGCAAAGCCGTCCCAACGGCGTCCGCCGGACGATTTGGTCGAGTTGGCGGGCGGACAGGGTCGCCGACAGGTCGGTGCTCATGTAACCCGGCGCCACCGCGTTGACGGTGATGCCACGCCGTCCCACCTCACGCGCAAGCGCCCGCGTCATGCCGTCGAGGCCGGATTTGGACGCGGCGTAGGCCGCCAGGCCCGTATAGCCGCGCAAGCCCGTGATCGACCCGATGTTGACGATCCGCCCCGGCCCGTCCTGACGCAGCAGCTGCCGCAATGCGGCCCGCGCGGCGGCCAGCGGGCCGATCAGGTTTGTGCGGATCACATGCTCCACATCCACCATCGGCAGCGTGGACAGGATGCCCTCCACCGCGATGCCGGCATTGTTGACGAGCCCCCATAACGGCATGCCGCCGGAAGCCGCGACCGCGTCCTGGACGAAGCGGCCCGCGTCGTCCTGGTCGCCCATGTCCGCCACCCGCCACCACAGTCGTGCGGCGACGGCCGGATCGGCCAAAAGCGCCTCCAGTTCCTCGGACGGCTTGCGGCTGCACGTGGACACCCGATCCCCCCGCGCCAGCAGGTCCTTCACGATGCCGAGCCCCAATCCGCGGCTGCCGCCGGTGACAATGACATGCCTCATGCCGATCTCCGGTCCTTCTTGCCCGCCGCCGTCAAGGCCAGCTGATCCACAAACTTCAGAACGCGCGGCCGCGCGGCCGGCGGCAGCCCGTCCAGCGCAGAGCGGACGGCCGCCTCAATGGCGGTGCGGTCGGTCCCGGGGGCCGCCACGACCTCGCCCACCAGAATTGCACCGGTGATCGGATTGGCCTTCGACCGCACCAGTGCGTCGTGCACGCCGGGAACGGCGAGGATCCGGGCCTCGACCTCCTCCGGCACAACCTTGACACCGCCCACGTTCGCCACGGCGTCCCGACGCCCCGCGAAGAGCATCCGGTCACCGTCACGCCGCACGAGGTCGCCCGTGTCCAGCCAGCCGGCATCCCCCATCCCGTGGGTCCGAGGACTGCGCACGGACAGGGTTCCATTGCCGGATATGGCAAGGTCCACGCCGTCGATCCCCGTGTCCAGCCAGACGGCCGGAAAGCCCGCCCGCCCGTCGGCCACCGTGAAAACCACGCCGGCCTCCGTGCTGGCATAGATGTGCCGCACGGCCGCGTCGGGAAACCGCGTCCCTACGGCATCCAGGATCGCCTGGTCCGCGGCCTCGCCGCCCAGCGTCGCCGCCTTCAAGGGCAGCGCGGCAACGCCAAGGGCGACCAGGAAAGCCCGCCAGAAGGACGGCGTGCCGCTGACATGGGTGACGCCCTCCGTCGCGGCGAGGCGGGCCAGTTCGCCGATCCCGGCACCCGGGGCCGCCGCAAGCCGGTGCCCGCCAATGGCGGCGGAGAGGACGACCTGCAATCCGGCGAAGCCGCACGGATCGTACGTCAGGAGCCAAGACACCGGCGATCGTCCGGGGCCGATCCTCGCCGTCAGGCGGTCGACGCCCTGCGCGACGAGCTTGGGCGTTCCCGTGGTCCCGGATGTCTGGAGAAAGATGCGCGGTTCCACCGAAGGTGCGCCGGAAGGCGCAAGACGAACGGCACTCCCGGCTGCAAGCAGGTGGTCCGCACCGGCCTGACGTGCGGCGTCCGCCAGCCCATCGCCGCCCTTGCGGACGAGCACGAGATCCGCCCCTGTCGCGGATGCGGCCTGAAGGCCCACCAGGAGGTCCCGGACCGCGGCCGGACCGACGGCCAGACGGGCACAGCCAGCCGACCGCAGCGCCTGCGCAACCGACTCGGCCGATGCGCGGATGTCGGCGGCCGAGACCACCCGTCCCGCCTCGGCCAGACGGAAGCCGTCCGCAATGGGGATGCCGGGCCCGGCTTGGACCGCAGCCATGGGAATTCAGCCTGTCACATAAAGGCGGGCAAGCTCGCCGACCGTGGTGAACGACCGAAAGCCCTCCCGGAACGGGTCGCGGCCGGTCCGCTCCTCGAGCATGACGAGCAGGGTCGCCAGATCCAGGCTGTCCATGGGCAGGTCGCCGTCCAGGAACTGGCTGTCCTCGCCAATGGGTGGAACGTCCACGCCTTTCCCGCGCAGCAGACCTTCGGTCTCCGCCGTGACAAGGGCAACCATGTGGGCGAACTCGGTCATGGCACTCGCTGCGATCCGGACAGGCTGCCCGACCGTTGGAATTAACCCAAACGGCAGGGCCCATGAACGGATGCAGTCATGGGCACCGAACGTCAAGGGCGAAGCGAAGGACCGTCAACGTCCCTTGGCGGACAACACCCGCGTCAGAGGGGCCACGGACACGCCCGCCGCCTCCAGCCGCGACCGCACCGCACGGGCCATGGCGATGGCGGCCGGGTTGTCGCCGTGCACGCAGATCGTGTCGGCGCCGACGCGCAGGCGCTTGCCGGACAGGGCGACCACCTCCCCGTCCAGCACCATGCGCAACACCCGCTCGGCTGCGGCCTCCACGTCGTGGATCATGGCGCCCGGCACCTTGCGCGGCACCAGGTTGCCGTCGTCCCCATAGGCCCGGTCGGCGAAGATCTCGCGGGCGACACGCAGGCCGGCACGCTCCCCGGCCCGCTCCAGCTCCGTTCCCGGCATCGCCACCAGCACGAACCCGGGATCCACCGCCTTCACGGCCCGGACGATGGCCGCGGCAAGGTCCGCATCGGTGTTGGCCATGGTGTTCAAGGTGCCGTGGGGCTTCACGTGCGTCACCGCGTGGCCGGCGAATGCCGCCACGGCCCGGATGGCGCCAAGCTGGTAGACGACCAGCTTCTCCACATCCGATGGCGACTCGTCGGGAAGCCGGCGCCGGCCGAACCCCCACGGGTCGAGGAAACCCGGATGCCCCCCCACCTCGACCCCGCGCGCCTTCGCGGCCGTGATGGTCCGGTGCATGACCAAGGGATCGCCCCCGTGGAAACCACAGGCGACATTGGCGGTGGTGACCACGTCCAGCAATGCCGCGTCATCGCCCATGGCATAGGCGCCCCACCCTTCGCCCATGTCGGCGTTCAGATCCACCGTCGCGGTCATTTCGTCCTCCCTGTGCCCATAACGGCCAAGCCTAGAAACCACGGGCGCCGGATGACAAGCCGGCAGCGGACCGGTAAGGTCGAATCCGCCCCCGCAACCCATGTCCGACCGCCGTGCAACCGACCTACCGCCCCGCCGGGGACACCGGCCTGGTCGTCGAGTTCGAGGAGCGCATCGATCCCGCCATCCTCGAGCGGGTCCGCGCCCTGGACAACCGCATTGCCGAGGCCGGCATTCCCGGGGTCGTCGAGACCGTCCCCACATACCGTTCGATCCTGGTCCTGCTCGACCCGCTGCGCACCCGGCCGGACGAGGTCGAAGCGGCGGTCCGCGCACTGGACTCCGGGACGATGCAGGCCGCGCACGCCGGGCATCGGGTCTGGCGCATCCCGGTTGCCTATGGCGGCGCGTTCGGCGCGGATTTCGACGAGGTGGCGGAACGGACCGGATTGTCCGGCGAGGCCCTGCGCGACCTGCACAGCGGCGCCGAATACACCGTCTACATGATCGGGTTCGCCCCCGGCTTCGCCTATCTCGGCGGCCTGCCGGACCGCCTGCACCTGTCGCGCCGGGCCTCGCCGCGGACGAAGGTACCGGCCGGCGCGGTCGCGATCGGTGGACAGCAGGCCGCGGTCTTTTCGGTCGAGATGCCCAGCGGCTGGCACCTGCTGGGCCGCACCCCCGTCCGCGCCTTCGCCCCGGAACGGGCGGACCCGTTCCTGTTCCGCCAGGGCGACCGGATCCGCTTCGCCCCCATCGAGGCCGAAACATTCCACGCCCTCGCCGACCGGGAAGCCCGCGGCGAGGCGGTGGCGGACTTGTTGGCGCCATGACCGCGGCCCTGATCGTCCAGGCGGCCGGACCGTCCTCCACATTGCAGGACATGGGCCGCACCGGATGGCTGCGGTTCGGCGTATCGCCCGCCGGCGCAGCGGATCCGGTCCGCCTCGCCGCCGCCAACGCGTTGGTGGGCAATGAACAGGGCGAGGCGGCGGTGGAATTCACGCTGTCCGGCGACACCTACCGGGTGGAGGCGGACCGCTGCGTCGTCGCCGTCGCGGCCGATGCGCCGGTCGCCGTGGACGGCGAGGATGCCCCCATCTGGTCGGCCCTGGCGCTCCGCCGTGGGCAGACCTTGTCCATCGGGCGCCTGCGCAGCGGGGTGCGCGGCTATGTGGCCGTTGCCGGCGGGTTCGACCGTCCGCCGGTCCTTGGCAGTCGCAGCGTCCACCTGCGCTCAGGTCTCGGTGGCGGACGCCTGGAGGCGGGCACCGCCCTGCCGCTCCGCGCCGAACGGTCCGACGCCCCGGCGGGGCTGGGCCTCGACCCCGGCGCCCTGCCCTATGCCGCCGGCCCGGTGCAGGTCGTCCTGGGACCGCAGCAGGACCGGTTCACCCCCGAAGGGATCGGGACGTTCCTGTCCGTGTCCTACCGGGTGACGCCCGAGGCCGACCGGATGGGCATCCGGTTCGAAGGCCCCCCGATCGCCCATGCCGACGGGTTCAACACGATTTCCGACGGGCTGGCGCCGGGCAGCATCCAAGTGCCCGGGACCGGCATGCCGATCGTGATGCTGGCCGACCGGCAGAGCACGGGCGGCTATCCGAAGATTGCGACCGTGGCCAGCGCCAGCCTGCCCGGACTGGGCCAGTTGCGCCCCGGGGACAAGGTGCGCTTCCAAGCCATCGGCGTGGCGGAGGCCGTCGCCCTGCGTCGATGGCAGGCGGCGGCACTGGCCGAACTGCCCGCCCGGCTGCGGCCGCTCGTGCGCGATGCGGCCTCCGTACCGGCGGAGGAACTGCTTGGACTGAACCTGGTGGGCGGCGTGGTGGACGCCCGCTCCTGATGCTCAGGGCTCCGGCGGCGGTATTCGCCCGGCAAGATCGAACCCCGCATCGCTCAGGCGCAGGACGATCACTTCGCCTTCGCGGGGAAAAACCCCGGTCAGGGCCGTGATGTTGACCTGATGGGTGACCAGGACCAGTGTCCCGTCCCGCCCCCGCCAAGCGGCAATCGTGCTCCTCAGGGCGTTCGTTTGCGCCTCACGGTCGCCTTGGCCTGCGAAAAAGGAGTTGAGCGGCGCGAAGATTTCCGCCTCGCCGAACGCCAGACGCGCCGTCTCCAATGCCCGGCACCAGGCGCTGGACAAAACCCGGACCGGACGCACGCCTTGAGCGGCGAAAGCGGCGCCGAGCCGCCGCGCCTGACGCCGTCCGTCCTCGGACAGGTTGCGCTGCGTTGCGCAGACATCCAGACGGAACCCCGGAGGATCGCCGGTTCCGGGAGCCTGGGCATGGCGGATCAGGGCCACCGCCCCGCCTCGGCGCAGCACCCGCCAGCCATCGTCCTGCGCCGCCACCGGCGACACCGCACCCACGCACACGGCGACCAACAGCGCGAAAAGTCCAGCGTAACGCATGGGTTGCCCCCATCCCGGGCCCGGGGCGGTGGGTGGCCGCTACACCCGCTCGATCAGCACGCCGATGCCCTGCCCCACCCCGATGCACATGGTGCACAGCGCGCGGCTTAGGCCACGGTCGTGCAGATCCTCCACGGCCGTCAGGGCCAGCCGGGCGCCGCTCATTCCCAGCGGATGCCCGAGCGCAATGGCACCGCCGTTGGGGTTCACATGGGGGGCGTCGTCGGGCAGGCCCAATTCGCGCAGCACGGCCAGCGCCTGCGCGGCGAAGGCCTCGTTCAGTTCGACCACGTCGATATCGGCAATGCCGATATCCAGGCGGGCCAGGAGCTTTTGCGTCGCGGGCACCGGCCCCATGCCCATGGTCCGCGGCTCGACCCCGGCCGTGGCACCGGCAACGATCCGGGCACGCGGCGTCAGCCCATGCCGCTTGGCGGCCGCCTCGGAGGCGACGATCAGCGCCGCAGCCCCGTCGTTGACGCCCGACGCGTTACCCGCGGTCACCGTGCCCCTGACCCGGAACGGGGTCGGCAACTTTGCAAGCTGCTCCGGCGAGGTGTCGGGCCGCGGGTGCTCGTCGCGGTCGACGAGGATCCCCCCCTTCCGCCCCGGCACGGCGACGGGCACGATTTCGCGCGCGAGCCGGCCACGGTCGATCGCCGCCGCAGCCCGCTGTTGCGACCGCAATGCAAAGGCATCCTGGTCGGCCCGCGAGATCCCGTACTGCTCGGCAACGTTCTCGGCCGTCTCGGGCATGCTGTCGATGCCGTACCGGTCCTTCATCTTCGGATTTACGAACCGCCAGCCGATGGTGGTGTCCTCGACCGCCACATTGCGGGAGAACGGCGTGTCCGCCTTCGCCATGACGAAGGGGGCACGGGACATGCTTTCCACGCCGCCCGCAATCACCAGTTCGGCTTCGCCGGTCTTGATCATCCGGGCCGCGGTCGCGACGGCATCCAGACCGCTGCCACACAGCCGATTGAGGGTGACGCCCGGAACAGCCGTGGGCAAACCCGCCAACAATGCCGCCATCCGCGC is a window encoding:
- a CDS encoding biotin-dependent carboxyltransferase family protein; protein product: MTAALIVQAAGPSSTLQDMGRTGWLRFGVSPAGAADPVRLAAANALVGNEQGEAAVEFTLSGDTYRVEADRCVVAVAADAPVAVDGEDAPIWSALALRRGQTLSIGRLRSGVRGYVAVAGGFDRPPVLGSRSVHLRSGLGGGRLEAGTALPLRAERSDAPAGLGLDPGALPYAAGPVQVVLGPQQDRFTPEGIGTFLSVSYRVTPEADRMGIRFEGPPIAHADGFNTISDGLAPGSIQVPGTGMPIVMLADRQSTGGYPKIATVASASLPGLGQLRPGDKVRFQAIGVAEAVALRRWQAAALAELPARLRPLVRDAASVPAEELLGLNLVGGVVDARS
- a CDS encoding 5-oxoprolinase subunit PxpA, which gives rise to MTATVDLNADMGEGWGAYAMGDDAALLDVVTTANVACGFHGGDPLVMHRTITAAKARGVEVGGHPGFLDPWGFGRRRLPDESPSDVEKLVVYQLGAIRAVAAFAGHAVTHVKPHGTLNTMANTDADLAAAIVRAVKAVDPGFVLVAMPGTELERAGERAGLRVAREIFADRAYGDDGNLVPRKVPGAMIHDVEAAAERVLRMVLDGEVVALSGKRLRVGADTICVHGDNPAAIAMARAVRSRLEAAGVSVAPLTRVLSAKGR
- a CDS encoding class I adenylate-forming enzyme family protein, yielding MAAVQAGPGIPIADGFRLAEAGRVVSAADIRASAESVAQALRSAGCARLAVGPAAVRDLLVGLQAASATGADLVLVRKGGDGLADAARQAGADHLLAAGSAVRLAPSGAPSVEPRIFLQTSGTTGTPKLVAQGVDRLTARIGPGRSPVSWLLTYDPCGFAGLQVVLSAAIGGHRLAAAPGAGIGELARLAATEGVTHVSGTPSFWRAFLVALGVAALPLKAATLGGEAADQAILDAVGTRFPDAAVRHIYASTEAGVVFTVADGRAGFPAVWLDTGIDGVDLAISGNGTLSVRSPRTHGMGDAGWLDTGDLVRRDGDRMLFAGRRDAVANVGGVKVVPEEVEARILAVPGVHDALVRSKANPITGAILVGEVVAAPGTDRTAIEAAVRSALDGLPPAARPRVLKFVDQLALTAAGKKDRRSA
- a CDS encoding SDR family oxidoreductase, translating into MRHVIVTGGSRGLGLGIVKDLLARGDRVSTCSRKPSEELEALLADPAVAARLWWRVADMGDQDDAGRFVQDAVAASGGMPLWGLVNNAGIAVEGILSTLPMVDVEHVIRTNLIGPLAAARAALRQLLRQDGPGRIVNIGSITGLRGYTGLAAYAASKSGLDGMTRALAREVGRRGITVNAVAPGYMSTDLSATLSARQLDQIVRRTPLGRLCEIEDVVPV
- the pxpB gene encoding 5-oxoprolinase subunit PxpB — protein: MQPTYRPAGDTGLVVEFEERIDPAILERVRALDNRIAEAGIPGVVETVPTYRSILVLLDPLRTRPDEVEAAVRALDSGTMQAAHAGHRVWRIPVAYGGAFGADFDEVAERTGLSGEALRDLHSGAEYTVYMIGFAPGFAYLGGLPDRLHLSRRASPRTKVPAGAVAIGGQQAAVFSVEMPSGWHLLGRTPVRAFAPERADPFLFRQGDRIRFAPIEAETFHALADREARGEAVADLLAP
- a CDS encoding acyl carrier protein — protein: MTEFAHMVALVTAETEGLLRGKGVDVPPIGEDSQFLDGDLPMDSLDLATLLVMLEERTGRDPFREGFRSFTTVGELARLYVTG
- the pcaF gene encoding 3-oxoadipyl-CoA thiolase, yielding MMEAYICDAVRTPIGRYGGALSAVRADDLATVPIAALMERNSGVDWAAVDDVVYGCANQAGEDNRNVARMAALLAGLPTAVPGVTLNRLCGSGLDAVATAARMIKTGEAELVIAGGVESMSRAPFVMAKADTPFSRNVAVEDTTIGWRFVNPKMKDRYGIDSMPETAENVAEQYGISRADQDAFALRSQQRAAAAIDRGRLAREIVPVAVPGRKGGILVDRDEHPRPDTSPEQLAKLPTPFRVRGTVTAGNASGVNDGAAALIVASEAAAKRHGLTPRARIVAGATAGVEPRTMGMGPVPATQKLLARLDIGIADIDVVELNEAFAAQALAVLRELGLPDDAPHVNPNGGAIALGHPLGMSGARLALTAVEDLHDRGLSRALCTMCIGVGQGIGVLIERV
- a CDS encoding histidine phosphatase family protein; protein product: MRYAGLFALLVAVCVGAVSPVAAQDDGWRVLRRGGAVALIRHAQAPGTGDPPGFRLDVCATQRNLSEDGRRQARRLGAAFAAQGVRPVRVLSSAWCRALETARLAFGEAEIFAPLNSFFAGQGDREAQTNALRSTIAAWRGRDGTLVLVTHQVNITALTGVFPREGEVIVLRLSDAGFDLAGRIPPPEP